GTCGTCCCGGTAGGCCGGGTCGCGCGCCGCAGGTGGCATGTAGACCTGGCTGGCGCGCCGGTAGTCCCAGGCCGTGTACAGGCATGTTGCTATTAAAAACAGAGCTGCTAGCGCGTATGGAATAAGCACGGGAGCCTGTTTTCTTATAGGGGCCGGTTGCGGGGTTCGCCACAGCAAAACCACGCACAGACCTACGGCGATCTGGAACGGTCCGTACCACAGTGGGTATTCCAGCAAGCTGTGCAAACCCACCACCGCCAGCACCGTCCAGGCCATGCGGCGGCTGGCATCCGTCTCGGCCCAGGGTTGGCTGCGCAGCACCCACCAGACCAGCAGGCCGCACGCCGCCACCGCCATAGGCACACCTAGCTCCACCGCCAGGTGCAGCGGCAGGTTGTGCGCGTTGTCCAAAATGTCACAAAACCGCGGGCCGTCGTATAGGTGGATGTAGTGCGCGTAGTCCAGTTCGCCCCAGCCCCAGCCCAGCCAGGGGTGCTGGGCGACCAGCGTGAGCACGTTGTGCCACAGCGTCAGGCGGCTGGAGCACAGCGCATCGCCCTCGCGCAGCCGCGCCCAGGCCCCGGTGTCCAGCCCCACCAGGCTCGGCAGCAGCAGCAGGCCCAGCCCGTAGGCCAGTACAAATGCCAGCAGCACCCGGCGTACCGCCGCGTCGCGCCACCCCCCCCAGACCGCTGCCAACGCCACCACCAGGGCCGTCTGCACCAAGCCAGTGCGAGACGACGACACGGCGTTGCCCACCGCCAGCAAAATGGCCAAAGCCACGGCCAGATTCCGCGCCGCGTGCCGGGCCACCGCAGGCCGCACCTGCACCACCCACCACAGCAAAGCGGCCAAGGCGATATGGACCAGGCTGGCAAACTGGTTGCGCTGGCGCAAATTGGCAAACGCCTCGCCCAGTGGCGTGGTGTTGACCCACGGGGCCAACGCCGGGCTCACGCCGAAGTACTGGACCATGCCTATGGCACAGCTCAGCGCCCCTGCCACCAGCCAGCCACCAGCGGCAGCACCGGCCCAGCCAGAGGCGCCCGCCCGCCGGGCAGGTTGCCAAATCGCCTGCACCGCCAAAAGCCCCGCCACTGACGCCAGCGCCACCAGCCAGGGCACCATCGCCGCCATCGGGCCGGGGGCGAAGGGGTTGAGCCAGGGGAGGGCGAGGAGGAGGGTGGCGATGCCGGTCGCTGCGGGGGACGTGGCGGCTGGGCGCATGGCAGCAAAGATTAAGGTTGTTGCGCGCTGGGGGCCGCCGGTGCGTCGTCGGTTTCAGGCCACTGGACCGCCGCCATGGCCGGTTGGGTGGCCGCTTGGGCCTTCCAGGCGCGGCGCATGGTCACGTTGAATTCAGCCGGCTGCACCTTCAGCACCTTGGCGATCCAATCTGTGGCCGCTTCTGGCTCGTGGCGAAACGCCAAGGCCTTCGCGAAATTAAACAAATTGCTGGGATTGGGAAAGCTGGTGGTCAAACTACGCAACTTCTCCAACTCAGCTGCGCTGATTGTGGGTTGGACTTCAAGTCGGGCATTGACAATAAATTCCCGCATTTGGTTCAGTACCAGGACATCGGGTGGAAGCCCAGGCGGTAGAGTTCCAATGTGTGCGGCATCCAGCCTGAAAGTTCTAAAACTACTGTCTACGCGCAAATAGTCGCTAATGATGGTTCCCAGCAGCACGCTGGTGCCCAGCCATAAAACCAAGACGCTCCAGCGATTGCAACTCCACGCCACCCACCGGTGCTGGCGCTGGTTCAACATGCCCATTACCAGCCCTGTGGGCAACAGGAAATATGCGTAGTGCAGGGGCAGCTCCACCATGGCATGTAGCCCAACGACCATTATGAACAGCACCAGCACCATATCTTCGCGGGAATTTACCTTCCAGGCTGCACGCAAAATCCAGCCCACCAAAGCCAAAATAACCACGCCGCCAATGGGAATGCCGCACCACAGCACCAAGTCCAAAAACAAGTTGTGCGAATGCTGGAAAAATGATGACAGCGTTCCATGGTTCTGTGCCACTGCCAGCTGCGCCACGGCGAGCTGGTCCCAGCCAAAACCCCACCAAGGGCGCTGAGAAACAGCGTCTAGAAACAAGCGGTAGGCTTTGAGCCGCAATTCGGTGGAGCCTCCACCCAGGGAGACGGACCGAATCTGCACATCCAGACCAAACAGGTCGCTGAGGTGCTGCAGGGACAAGGCGCACACCAAGAAATACACACAAAGCAGCGTCACCACCCAAGGACCACGGGACGGTAAAAACCGCCGCCAAGCCCAGGCGCACAAGGTGATCAGCAGGATGGCCATAAAGGCAACACGCGACTGTGTTAGCGCTACACCAAACAGAAGAAACATGGTGGCCAAGACGGCATACCCGATCCGTGCCTGCTTGCGTAACACGGCCCACGCGCAACCCAGCACCGCCCACAGCAACAGGGTCGCCAATTGGTTCGGTTGCCCTAAATTAGCAGAAGGCCGCCCAGGTGTGAACTCGGCAGTCCAAATCGTCATCTCGACACCGTCTTCCGCCAACCCAAACCACTGGCGTAGCTGCATCCCCACCGAGGCAAGTGCTGCGATTCCAATGGCTAAAAACAAACCATCCGCCGCTTTCCCAGGCGTCGCTGCCTCCCATCCAGCCCCCACCAACAAGGCCATCAGCAGACCCAACACAAACGCGGTGTAGAGCCAAGCTTGTCCACTGAACGGCAGCAATCCTGTAGCAAACTGCACAAAAGGCATTGCCGCCAACAAAGCCATCACCACGGTAATTCCATGCCATGCGACAGGGGCAGGGGACCGCATCAACACCGCTGCTCCCGCTATCGCCAGCATGACCGCTACCCAAGCATCCGAATGAAAAGCAGGCCAAGGGAAGTAGTGGTTGGGCATCACCCAGGCAATGGCGAGCAATGGTGCCCATAAGCCTAACCATAGCGGTGGAAGCGGATGTTTTGAAAGCACTAGATCAAACCCCTTGAAAACCCATGAGCCTCGCCATTGAGAGGAGGCATAAAAAAAGCCCCCCGAAGGAGGCTTTTTGATCGTACCCGCAATATTAGCCTTGGCAGCTTGCAGGGCGGTATTTGGATGCAATGGTTCCAGAGCATACCCAGACAACCTGGCCGTTACCCTGGATGGTACCTGTCAACACAATCGTTCCGGCGGTACTGCCCGTACCACCTGCCGCCAATTTGGCTTCGCGAGCAATACTGGCAGTAGCAGTGATAACGCCGACCGATGAATTAGTTTGGGCATAACTGACCGAGGCCACGTATGTGGATGCTTGCGTATCGACCGTCACGCTGTTAGTTCCCGGCATCTGACCAAGTGTTTGGGCCGCTTCAGAAACGCTGGTCTTTGGCGAAGAGGCCGCCAAGATCACTTCCGTGGCCTTTGCGCGCACGGTGTAGTCCTGGTATGCAGGCAAGGCTACAGCCGCCAAAATACCGATGATCGCCACGACGATCATCAATTCGATCAAGGTAAAGCCTTGTTGCAGTGAACGTTTCATTTTCATGGAGTACTCCTAGGGTGAACGGTTAAGACACAGCTGTAACGCAGGTTGCGTGCCAGCGCGCTTTGGTGCAAAGGCTCGTGAAATTTGCCACAAATTGGGTTGATTTGTAACTTTTTCTTGCATTCTCGCGCGGAGAGAGGCGCATTTTTGTCAACTTGTCTTCAGGGAAATGAAGGTCGCGACATTTTTGTCACCCGCCAAAGTCCGTCGCCGCGCTAAGTCAGACCTCAAACGCTTGCCCGGCCTTGAGCCACCGGATGTCATGCGGTACGTGCCGTCCCGCCGGCAATGCGCCATCAAATTCGGCGATCTCGTCCATGATCAGCTCTGTCTCGAAGGGTTTGGTGTGGGTAATGAAGATGGGGAATTGTTTCCGGGGGTTAATGCCTTCGAGCTCCTCGGCCAGCGCTACCGGCGACAGGTGCAGGCTGCGGCGGGCGAGGTCTTTTTCGCGGTTGCTGAAGGCGGTTTCGATCACCAGCATGGCCACGTCGAGTTGCTCCAGTCGCTGCCAGAACGCCGGATTGCGTTCGGTGTCGCCGGTAAACACCCAACAAGGGCCACCTGCCGAAACAGCGTAGCCCACCGCAGGCACGGTGTGCACAGCAGGCAGCGCTTCGATGGTTTTGCCGGTAATCAATGTGGTTTCACCCACGGTGATTTCATGGAAGGTGATGAATGGCGCAGCAACGGTGGGGATGACGCTGAAGTCGGGCCAGATCACGTTGTTGAAAATATGCGTTTTCAGCGCGGCGATGGTGCCGGCGAGCGCGTAGATTTTGAGGGGAGCGGTGCGTTGGGAGGCGACGGCGTCCACCATCAGCGGCAGCGCGGCAACGTGGTCGAGGTGGGAGTGGGTCAGAAAGACGTGGTTGATGGCGCACATCTCGTCCAGGGTGAGGTCGCCCACGCCGGTGCCGGCATCGATCAGTACATCGGCATCGACCAGGAACGATGTGGTTTTGCAGTCTTTAGCGATGGCACCAGAGCATCCCAGCACGCGGACTTTCATGACGACACCCTTTATTTGGTTTCAAAATTGGTAGCACCATCCCATGTGGGATCGGACGGTAACACGCGCATGGTAGCAACTCGTTCGGCATAGAGGCGGTAGAGGTATTTTGTCGCATCCATGTTTTGCAGTTGCAGTATTTGCGGTTCGCATGCCGTCCAATTTTGGGTACGGTAGTGGCCCAGGAAGCGGTCCCAGAGCTGGAGTTCGTCCGCCAGCAGGGGGGAAGTGGGGTTTGCGGCTGCCAGGGGCGTGTAAATGGCCACGGCCTGTTCTTTGCCTTTGACGCGGACTTTGTCGAGTTCTTGCCATACACATTCGGGCGCCTGCGCGCGGGTGGAGGCGCT
This sequence is a window from Rhodoferax sp. WC2427. Protein-coding genes within it:
- a CDS encoding PglL family O-oligosaccharyltransferase yields the protein MRPAATSPAATGIATLLLALPWLNPFAPGPMAAMVPWLVALASVAGLLAVQAIWQPARRAGASGWAGAAAGGWLVAGALSCAIGMVQYFGVSPALAPWVNTTPLGEAFANLRQRNQFASLVHIALAALLWWVVQVRPAVARHAARNLAVALAILLAVGNAVSSSRTGLVQTALVVALAAVWGGWRDAAVRRVLLAFVLAYGLGLLLLPSLVGLDTGAWARLREGDALCSSRLTLWHNVLTLVAQHPWLGWGWGELDYAHYIHLYDGPRFCDILDNAHNLPLHLAVELGVPMAVAACGLLVWWVLRSQPWAETDASRRMAWTVLAVVGLHSLLEYPLWYGPFQIAVGLCVVLLWRTPQPAPIRKQAPVLIPYALAALFLIATCLYTAWDYRRASQVYMPPAARDPAYRDDPLAAARSSFLFQNQVQFAELSTTPLTQANARAQYQLALALLHFSPEHRVIERVIDSAMLLGLDDVAVFHMLRFKAAFPEAFADWVASRRRDNVQ
- a CDS encoding 3',5'-cyclic-nucleotide phosphodiesterase, which gives rise to MKVRVLGCSGAIAKDCKTTSFLVDADVLIDAGTGVGDLTLDEMCAINHVFLTHSHLDHVAALPLMVDAVASQRTAPLKIYALAGTIAALKTHIFNNVIWPDFSVIPTVAAPFITFHEITVGETTLITGKTIEALPAVHTVPAVGYAVSAGGPCWVFTGDTERNPAFWQRLEQLDVAMLVIETAFSNREKDLARRSLHLSPVALAEELEGINPRKQFPIFITHTKPFETELIMDEIAEFDGALPAGRHVPHDIRWLKAGQAFEV
- a CDS encoding pilin, which codes for MKRSLQQGFTLIELMIVVAIIGILAAVALPAYQDYTVRAKATEVILAASSPKTSVSEAAQTLGQMPGTNSVTVDTQASTYVASVSYAQTNSSVGVITATASIAREAKLAAGGTGSTAGTIVLTGTIQGNGQVVWVCSGTIASKYRPASCQG
- a CDS encoding Wzy polymerase domain-containing protein, with amino-acid sequence MPNHYFPWPAFHSDAWVAVMLAIAGAAVLMRSPAPVAWHGITVVMALLAAMPFVQFATGLLPFSGQAWLYTAFVLGLLMALLVGAGWEAATPGKAADGLFLAIGIAALASVGMQLRQWFGLAEDGVEMTIWTAEFTPGRPSANLGQPNQLATLLLWAVLGCAWAVLRKQARIGYAVLATMFLLFGVALTQSRVAFMAILLITLCAWAWRRFLPSRGPWVVTLLCVYFLVCALSLQHLSDLFGLDVQIRSVSLGGGSTELRLKAYRLFLDAVSQRPWWGFGWDQLAVAQLAVAQNHGTLSSFFQHSHNLFLDLVLWCGIPIGGVVILALVGWILRAAWKVNSREDMVLVLFIMVVGLHAMVELPLHYAYFLLPTGLVMGMLNQRQHRWVAWSCNRWSVLVLWLGTSVLLGTIISDYLRVDSSFRTFRLDAAHIGTLPPGLPPDVLVLNQMREFIVNARLEVQPTISAAELEKLRSLTTSFPNPSNLFNFAKALAFRHEPEAATDWIAKVLKVQPAEFNVTMRRAWKAQAATQPAMAAVQWPETDDAPAAPSAQQP